One window from the genome of Helicoverpa zea isolate HzStark_Cry1AcR chromosome 6, ilHelZeax1.1, whole genome shotgun sequence encodes:
- the LOC124631087 gene encoding lens fiber major intrinsic protein-like, protein MPRHESEERGVAAWLRRWWRALLAELLATALLVWLGVAAMMPVRGPGSVLLAHPAMAFGFVVVGNAVAFGPASGAHMNPAVTLAALLHGQLGAAPALGYALAQLLGGVLGFGALLGTTPAAAALAPAGCTLPAPHVSALAAVALEAASTAVLALACCGVWSAAARGEHDPAAPIKLGLVVAGLVYAAGHATGASLNPARSFAPALLHAHWDYHWVYWAGPLGGAALGALLHRWVLTPRPELPHDQDLPLRDKADQP, encoded by the exons AGTCGGAGGAGCGCGGCGTGGCCGCGTGGCTGCGGCGCTGGTGGCGCGCGCTGCTGGCGGAGCTGCTGGCCACGGCGCTGCTGGTGTGGCTGGGCGTGGCCGCCATGATGCCGGTGCGCGGGCCCGGCTCCGTGCTGCTGGCGCACCCCGCCATGGCGTTCGGCTTCGTGGTGGTGGGCAACGCCGTCGCCTTCGGGCCCGCGTCGGGCGCGCACATGAACCCCGCCGTGACGCTGGCGGCGCTGCTGCACGGGCAGCtgggcgcggcgccggcgctgGGCTACGCGCTGGCGCAGCTGCTGGGCGGCGTGCTGGGCTTCGGCGCGCTGCTGGGCACGacgccggcggcggcggcgctggcgcCGGCGGGCTGCACGCTGCCGGCGCCGCACGTGTCGGCGCTGGCGGCCGTGGCGCTGGAGGCGGCCAGCACGGCGGTGCTGGCGCTGGCGTGCTGCGGCGTGTGgagcgcggcggcgcggggcgagCACGACCCCGCCGCGCCCATCAAGCTGGGTCTGGTGGTCGCCGGCCTCGTCTACGCAGCG GGACACGCGACGGGCGCCAGCCTCAACCCGGCGCGCAGCTTCGCGCCCGCGCTGCTGCACGCGCACTGGGACTACCACTGG GTGTACTGGGCGGGCCCGCtgggcggcgcggcgctgggcgcgcTGCTGCACCGCTGGGTGCTGACGCCGCGCCCCGAGCTGCCGCACGACCAAGACCTGCCGCTGCGGGATAAGGCCGACCAGCCCTAG